One Eublepharis macularius isolate TG4126 chromosome 6, MPM_Emac_v1.0, whole genome shotgun sequence DNA segment encodes these proteins:
- the DENND10 gene encoding DENN domain-containing protein 10, whose product MAETEAQLLVGVGLIEKDTNGDALWVWCYPSTTIELRELLLRKCCLTDESNQLHTFVFGQYRLMWFYITTMEVPDASALKKVTHFSIVLTTKDFNPEKYAAFTRILCRIYLKYGNPVKMMESYISVLTKGICQSEENGSFLSKDFDVRKAYLAGSIKDIISQFGMETVILYTALMLKKRIVVFHPRIEAVQEFTRTLPVLVWHRQDWSILHSYVHLNDDELEALKMCPGYIAGFIDSEVSNRLDLYDVYVNLAESEITISQKAKEAMTMGKLHKEIGQLIVQSAEDPDRSNIQVVKDISLKTKEILTNLASFTEVLPNDEKPSLNFEAVKQKRFPPATENFLYHLAAAEQMLKI is encoded by the exons ATGGCAGAGACGGAGGCTCAgttgctggtgggagtggggctGATTG AAAAAGATACCAATGGAGATGCTCTGTGGGTCTGGTGCTATCCTTCTACAACAATTGAATTAAGGGAACTGTTGTTGAGGAAATGCTGCCTTACAGATGAAAGCAACCAGCTTCACACTTTTGTATTTGGTCAGTACAGACTGATGTGGTTTTATATTACAACTATGGAAGTTCCAGATGCTTCAGCCTTGAAAAAG GTAACACATTTTTCTATTGTCTTGACTACCAAAGACTTTAATCCAGAGAAATATGCAGCCTTCACTAGGATTCTCTGTAG AATATACCTGAAATATGGAAATCCTGTAAAAATGATGGAGAGTTATATTTCTGTTCTTACAAAGGGAATCTGCCAGAgtgaagaaaatggctcttttcttAGCAAAGATTTTGACGTCAGAAAAGCTTATCTCGCAGGCTCAATCAAAG ATATAATATCTCAGTTTGGAATGGAAACAGTCATCCTCTATACTGCACTCATGTTAAAGAAAAGAATTGTAGTATTTCATCCCCGAATAGAAGCTGTCCAGGAATTTACAAG GACGTTACCTGTCTTAGTGTGGCATCGGCAAGATTGGTCTATCCTTCATTCATATGTACATCTAAATGATGATGAGTTGGAAGCTCTAAAGATGTGCCCAG GTTACATTGCTGGATTTATAGACTCTGAAGTCAGCAACAGACTAGATCTCTATGATGTTTATGTGAATCTGGCTGAAAGTGAAATCACCATTTCGCAGAAAGCAAAag AGGCAATGACAATGGGAAAACTGCACAAAGAAATTGGTCAGTTAATCGTTCAGTCCGCAGAAGACCCAGACAGATCAAACATCCAAGTTGTAAAG GATATTTCACTGAAGACAAAGGAAATCTTGACAAATCTGGCCTCGTTTACAGAAGTCTTGCCCAATGATGAAAAACCATCACTGAACTTTGAAGCAGTGAAACAGAAGCGATTTCCACCAGCAACAGAAAATTTCCTCTATCATCTGGCAGCTGCTGAACAAATGCTTAAGATTTGA
- the SFXN4 gene encoding sideroflexin-4 isoform X1, giving the protein MDSNLRFWKSEGKTFSQRFFHWIDILDPLLLFKSQEEIKTSRELLLTSGPDITKSLLNKKIKEAWNLSLFCVCFFSLKASVNPSTGDIVPPIFRLPAFLPLTVPLVLGTSLLPNGVKHAFLGQLLFHTYITSFNLAHGNTTRKPEEFPHKQMLLTTGAIVYSASTGAFPHYILTRFQLQSPAQLFLKKIIPAPLTAFLCAFNVLIIRGEEYESGIEIMDSNGCIVGVSKKAGEKAVKETAFSRAVMIGTALFIPDIALHYLKRTNILIRNPLVCSPLKFIMMVSVLGVMIPVSFSWMPQLGTIQRSLIEPEIISSTEETEFFYNRGV; this is encoded by the exons ACTTTTTCCCAGAGATTTTTTCACTGGATAGATATTTTGGACCCTTTGCTCTTATTTAAATCCCAG GAGGAAATCAAAACATCCAGAGAACTTTTACTAACTAGTGGGCCAGATATCACAAAGTCCTTACTGAACAAAAAG ATAAAAGAAGCCTGGAATCTAAGTTTG ttttgtgtttgttttttttccttgaaGGCCTCGGTAAATCCTAGCACTGGAGATATAGTGCCTCCTATATTTCGGCTACCAG CTTTCCTGCCGCTTACTGTTCCATTG GTCCTTGGAACTTCATTACTGCCCAACGGAGTGAAGCATGCATTTTTGGGGCAG TTGCTTTTCCACACATATATAACTTCATTCAACTTGGCACATGGAAATACTACACGGAAACCAGAA GAGTTTCCACACAAGCAGATGCTTCTCACCACAGGGGCAATTGTGTATTCTGCGAGCACAGGC GCTTTCCCTCACTACATCTTGACTCGCTTTCAACTGCAGAGTCCTGcgcaactgttcttgaagaaaatTATACCAGCCCCACTGACAG cCTTCTTGTGTGCATTTAATGTATTGATAATCCGAGGAGAAGAGTATGAGAGTGGGATAGAAATAATGGATAGCAATGGCTGCATTGTTGGAGTGtcaaagaaagcaggagaaaag gcaGTAAAAGAAACAGCGTTTTCCAGAGCAGTAATGATTGGGACAGCATTATTTATTCCAGATATTGCTCTACACTACTTAAAACG CACAAATATTTTAATCCGAAATCCACTTGTTTGCAGTCCCCTGAAATTTATTATGATGGTTTCAGTCCTTGGAGTGATGATACCTGTTTCATTTAGTTGGATGCCACAATTAGGAACG ATTCAACGGAGTTTAATTGAGCCAGAAATAATCTCATCTACTGAAGAAACAGAGTTCTTTTACAACAGGGGGGTTTAA
- the SFXN4 gene encoding sideroflexin-4 isoform X2 codes for MDSNLRFWKSEGKTFSQRFFHWIDILDPLLLFKSQEEIKTSRELLLTSGPDITKSLLNKKIKEAWNLSLASVNPSTGDIVPPIFRLPAFLPLTVPLVLGTSLLPNGVKHAFLGQLLFHTYITSFNLAHGNTTRKPEEFPHKQMLLTTGAIVYSASTGAFPHYILTRFQLQSPAQLFLKKIIPAPLTAFLCAFNVLIIRGEEYESGIEIMDSNGCIVGVSKKAGEKAVKETAFSRAVMIGTALFIPDIALHYLKRTNILIRNPLVCSPLKFIMMVSVLGVMIPVSFSWMPQLGTIQRSLIEPEIISSTEETEFFYNRGV; via the exons ACTTTTTCCCAGAGATTTTTTCACTGGATAGATATTTTGGACCCTTTGCTCTTATTTAAATCCCAG GAGGAAATCAAAACATCCAGAGAACTTTTACTAACTAGTGGGCCAGATATCACAAAGTCCTTACTGAACAAAAAG ATAAAAGAAGCCTGGAATCTAAGTTTG GCCTCGGTAAATCCTAGCACTGGAGATATAGTGCCTCCTATATTTCGGCTACCAG CTTTCCTGCCGCTTACTGTTCCATTG GTCCTTGGAACTTCATTACTGCCCAACGGAGTGAAGCATGCATTTTTGGGGCAG TTGCTTTTCCACACATATATAACTTCATTCAACTTGGCACATGGAAATACTACACGGAAACCAGAA GAGTTTCCACACAAGCAGATGCTTCTCACCACAGGGGCAATTGTGTATTCTGCGAGCACAGGC GCTTTCCCTCACTACATCTTGACTCGCTTTCAACTGCAGAGTCCTGcgcaactgttcttgaagaaaatTATACCAGCCCCACTGACAG cCTTCTTGTGTGCATTTAATGTATTGATAATCCGAGGAGAAGAGTATGAGAGTGGGATAGAAATAATGGATAGCAATGGCTGCATTGTTGGAGTGtcaaagaaagcaggagaaaag gcaGTAAAAGAAACAGCGTTTTCCAGAGCAGTAATGATTGGGACAGCATTATTTATTCCAGATATTGCTCTACACTACTTAAAACG CACAAATATTTTAATCCGAAATCCACTTGTTTGCAGTCCCCTGAAATTTATTATGATGGTTTCAGTCCTTGGAGTGATGATACCTGTTTCATTTAGTTGGATGCCACAATTAGGAACG ATTCAACGGAGTTTAATTGAGCCAGAAATAATCTCATCTACTGAAGAAACAGAGTTCTTTTACAACAGGGGGGTTTAA
- the SFXN4 gene encoding sideroflexin-4 isoform X3 gives MDSNLRFWKSEGKEEIKTSRELLLTSGPDITKSLLNKKIKEAWNLSLFCVCFFSLKASVNPSTGDIVPPIFRLPAFLPLTVPLVLGTSLLPNGVKHAFLGQLLFHTYITSFNLAHGNTTRKPEEFPHKQMLLTTGAIVYSASTGAFPHYILTRFQLQSPAQLFLKKIIPAPLTAFLCAFNVLIIRGEEYESGIEIMDSNGCIVGVSKKAGEKAVKETAFSRAVMIGTALFIPDIALHYLKRTNILIRNPLVCSPLKFIMMVSVLGVMIPVSFSWMPQLGTIQRSLIEPEIISSTEETEFFYNRGV, from the exons GAGGAAATCAAAACATCCAGAGAACTTTTACTAACTAGTGGGCCAGATATCACAAAGTCCTTACTGAACAAAAAG ATAAAAGAAGCCTGGAATCTAAGTTTG ttttgtgtttgttttttttccttgaaGGCCTCGGTAAATCCTAGCACTGGAGATATAGTGCCTCCTATATTTCGGCTACCAG CTTTCCTGCCGCTTACTGTTCCATTG GTCCTTGGAACTTCATTACTGCCCAACGGAGTGAAGCATGCATTTTTGGGGCAG TTGCTTTTCCACACATATATAACTTCATTCAACTTGGCACATGGAAATACTACACGGAAACCAGAA GAGTTTCCACACAAGCAGATGCTTCTCACCACAGGGGCAATTGTGTATTCTGCGAGCACAGGC GCTTTCCCTCACTACATCTTGACTCGCTTTCAACTGCAGAGTCCTGcgcaactgttcttgaagaaaatTATACCAGCCCCACTGACAG cCTTCTTGTGTGCATTTAATGTATTGATAATCCGAGGAGAAGAGTATGAGAGTGGGATAGAAATAATGGATAGCAATGGCTGCATTGTTGGAGTGtcaaagaaagcaggagaaaag gcaGTAAAAGAAACAGCGTTTTCCAGAGCAGTAATGATTGGGACAGCATTATTTATTCCAGATATTGCTCTACACTACTTAAAACG CACAAATATTTTAATCCGAAATCCACTTGTTTGCAGTCCCCTGAAATTTATTATGATGGTTTCAGTCCTTGGAGTGATGATACCTGTTTCATTTAGTTGGATGCCACAATTAGGAACG ATTCAACGGAGTTTAATTGAGCCAGAAATAATCTCATCTACTGAAGAAACAGAGTTCTTTTACAACAGGGGGGTTTAA